In the Acidovorax sp. A79 genome, one interval contains:
- a CDS encoding FAD-binding oxidoreductase, whose product MTTVTAPQLPEQLPGLDWIADPLRVGRLSQDFAWFSPVLKRDLAGKRGDVAVRPRTEDEIRQVVAACARAQIPLTVRGSGTGNYGQSTPLHGGVILDLSGYNGLGWVRGGVGRAQAGIRLSDFDAQAKPLGQELRWLPSTYRSATLGGLFGGGFGGAGSINHGPLAAPGNVLAVRAMTVEPEPQVIELRGPEAMLLHHTYGTNGIVLELEVALTPAVAWTECIVTFTDFDAALEFADRFGAAPGLEKKEVCFLAAPIPAYFTSLAEHLPTGCHAVMLLVAPHSEDGMREMATKYGGSVSYRKTADEVEKSHKTLLEYTWNHTTLHALKVDKTLTYIQSGFNPATRLEQVKALEKTLGGEVMMHLEFLRTKEGAFNCSGLQLIRYSTEERLNQIMQIYRDHGVQINNPHVYIVEDGKQNNLDPAVVGTKRRFDPQGLLNPGKLRSWTSL is encoded by the coding sequence ATGACCACCGTAACCGCCCCCCAACTGCCCGAACAACTGCCCGGCCTGGACTGGATTGCCGACCCGCTGCGCGTGGGCCGCCTGTCGCAGGACTTTGCCTGGTTCAGCCCCGTGCTCAAGCGCGACCTGGCCGGCAAGCGCGGCGACGTGGCCGTGCGCCCGCGCACCGAGGACGAGATCCGCCAGGTGGTGGCGGCCTGCGCGCGCGCGCAGATCCCCCTCACCGTGCGCGGCAGCGGAACCGGCAACTACGGACAAAGCACCCCGCTGCATGGCGGGGTGATCCTGGACCTGTCGGGCTACAACGGCTTGGGCTGGGTGCGCGGCGGCGTGGGCCGGGCGCAGGCAGGCATCCGCCTGTCGGACTTCGACGCGCAGGCCAAGCCCCTGGGGCAGGAGCTGCGCTGGCTGCCCTCCACCTACCGCAGCGCCACCTTGGGCGGGCTGTTCGGCGGCGGCTTCGGCGGCGCTGGCTCCATCAACCACGGCCCGCTGGCCGCACCGGGCAACGTGCTGGCCGTGCGCGCCATGACGGTGGAACCCGAGCCCCAGGTCATCGAGCTGCGCGGCCCCGAGGCCATGCTGCTGCACCACACCTACGGCACCAACGGCATCGTGCTGGAGCTGGAGGTGGCGCTGACCCCCGCCGTGGCGTGGACGGAGTGCATCGTCACCTTCACCGACTTCGACGCGGCGCTGGAATTCGCCGACCGCTTTGGCGCCGCACCGGGGCTGGAGAAAAAGGAGGTGTGCTTTCTGGCCGCGCCCATCCCGGCCTACTTCACCAGCCTGGCCGAGCACCTGCCCACAGGCTGCCACGCGGTGATGCTGCTGGTGGCCCCGCACTCCGAAGACGGCATGCGCGAAATGGCCACCAAGTACGGCGGCAGCGTCAGCTACCGCAAGACCGCCGACGAAGTGGAAAAGAGCCACAAGACCCTGCTCGAATACACCTGGAACCACACCACGCTGCACGCGCTGAAGGTGGACAAGACGCTCACCTACATCCAGAGCGGCTTCAACCCCGCCACCCGGCTGGAGCAGGTGAAGGCGCTGGAAAAAACCCTGGGCGGCGAGGTGATGATGCACCTGGAGTTCCTGCGCACCAAGGAGGGCGCCTTCAACTGCAGCGGGCTGCAGCTCATCCGCTACAGCACCGAGGAGCGCCTGAACCAGATCATGCAGATCTACCGCGACCATGGCGTGCAGATCAACAACCCGCATGTCTACATCGTGGAAGACGGCAAGCAGAACAACCTGGATCCTGCCGTGGTGGGCACGAAGCGCCGCTTCGATCCGCAGGGCTTGCTCAACCCCGGCAAGCTGCGCAGTTGGACCTCCCTGTAG
- a CDS encoding ABC transporter permease yields the protein MAQPRVQRVVYPVLVGLVLIALWQGLVTAMELPPYLVPSPLLMLKTLFTDWAALGGSLWVTVKITVLAFAVATVAGVLISFLFVQSKRIETALFPYAVLLQVTPIVAVAPLIIIWVKDPTASMVICAALVALFPIISNTTLGLRSVEPDLQSYFKLNRATRMQTLLRLRIPSALPYFFGGLRISSGLALIGAVVAEFVAGTGGQGAGLAYQILQAGFQLNIPRMFAALLLISLTGVALFALMAWGTRLALGSWHASENSHD from the coding sequence ATGGCCCAGCCCCGCGTGCAGCGCGTGGTCTACCCCGTGCTCGTGGGCCTGGTGCTCATCGCGCTGTGGCAGGGCCTGGTCACGGCCATGGAGCTGCCGCCCTACCTGGTGCCCTCACCTTTGCTCATGCTCAAGACGCTGTTCACCGACTGGGCGGCCCTGGGCGGATCGCTCTGGGTCACCGTCAAGATCACCGTGCTGGCCTTTGCCGTGGCCACGGTGGCCGGGGTGCTGATCTCGTTTCTGTTCGTGCAGAGCAAGCGCATCGAGACGGCGCTGTTCCCGTACGCCGTGCTGCTGCAGGTCACGCCCATCGTGGCGGTGGCGCCGCTGATCATCATCTGGGTGAAGGACCCGACCGCGTCGATGGTGATCTGCGCCGCGCTGGTGGCGCTGTTCCCCATCATCAGCAACACCACGCTGGGCCTGCGCAGCGTGGAGCCGGACCTGCAAAGCTACTTCAAGCTCAACCGCGCCACGCGCATGCAGACCCTGCTGCGCCTGCGCATACCGAGCGCACTGCCCTACTTCTTCGGCGGGCTGCGCATATCGAGCGGGCTGGCGCTGATCGGCGCCGTGGTGGCCGAGTTCGTGGCCGGCACCGGCGGCCAGGGCGCCGGGCTGGCGTACCAGATCCTGCAAGCGGGCTTTCAGCTCAACATACCGCGCATGTTCGCCGCGCTGCTGCTGATCTCGCTGACCGGCGTGGCGCTGTTCGCGCTGATGGCCTGGGGCACCCGCTTGGCCCTGGGCAGCTGGCACGCCAGCGAAAACTCGCACGACTGA
- a CDS encoding ABC transporter ATP-binding protein produces MTPTAPADSPTLAPAPRSTPAVQVLSAEKTYPNGTQALLPVDLAIEEGEFVTLLGPSGCGKSTLLKMVAGLLEPTDGRLQLWHKPVAQLEESGKKMAFVFQSPTLMPWASVQTNVRLPLDLAGVPRQEADGRVTEALALVGLSKFANALPRALSGGMQMRASIARGLVTQPDLLLMDEPFGALDEITRHKLDADLLDLWRKKKLTVIFVTHSIHEAVFLSSRVVMMAARPGRVVEEFRIAAPYPRTADFMVSPEFSRYAKQLQDSLLRASADTEETAA; encoded by the coding sequence ATGACCCCCACCGCCCCCGCTGATTCCCCCACCCTGGCGCCCGCGCCGCGCAGCACCCCTGCCGTGCAGGTGCTGTCGGCCGAGAAGACCTACCCCAACGGCACGCAGGCCTTGCTGCCGGTGGACCTGGCCATCGAGGAAGGCGAGTTCGTCACCCTGCTCGGCCCCTCGGGCTGCGGCAAGAGCACCTTGCTGAAGATGGTGGCCGGCCTGCTGGAGCCCACCGACGGCCGGCTGCAGCTGTGGCACAAGCCCGTGGCCCAGCTGGAGGAAAGCGGCAAGAAGATGGCCTTTGTCTTCCAGTCGCCCACGCTCATGCCCTGGGCCAGCGTGCAGACCAATGTGCGCCTGCCGCTGGACCTGGCCGGCGTGCCGCGCCAGGAGGCCGATGGCCGTGTGACCGAGGCCCTGGCCCTGGTGGGCCTGTCGAAGTTTGCCAACGCGCTGCCGCGCGCCCTGTCGGGCGGCATGCAGATGCGCGCGTCCATCGCGCGCGGCCTGGTGACCCAGCCCGACCTGCTGCTGATGGACGAGCCCTTTGGCGCGCTGGACGAGATCACGCGCCACAAGCTCGATGCGGACCTGCTGGACCTGTGGCGCAAGAAGAAGCTGACGGTGATCTTCGTGACCCACTCGATCCACGAGGCGGTGTTCCTGTCGAGCCGCGTGGTGATGATGGCCGCGCGCCCCGGCCGCGTGGTGGAGGAGTTCCGCATAGCCGCGCCCTACCCGCGCACGGCGGACTTCATGGTCTCGCCCGAATTCAGCCGCTATGCCAAGCAGTTGCAGGACAGCCTGCTGCGCGCCAGCGCCGACACCGAGGAGACCGCAGCATGA
- a CDS encoding NAD(P)H-dependent oxidoreductase → MRILVIYCHPVETSYNAALHAEVVQQLRGAGHEVDDCDLYAEDFNPVLSREERLGYHEVPSNRLPVQGYVDRLLWAEAVVFCFPTWCFGMPAMLKGFFDRVLMPGVAFDISDPHNVKPSLTHIKRISAVVTYGRPRWTALLMGDPPRKSVTRYMRLLTGGKARVDYHAYYHMNVATPPRLAAFKARVGQAMARFA, encoded by the coding sequence ATGCGCATCCTCGTGATCTATTGCCACCCGGTGGAGACCAGCTACAACGCAGCCCTGCATGCCGAGGTGGTGCAGCAGTTGCGCGGCGCGGGCCACGAGGTGGACGACTGCGACCTGTATGCCGAGGACTTCAACCCCGTGCTCAGCCGCGAGGAGCGCCTGGGCTACCACGAGGTGCCCAGCAACCGCCTGCCCGTGCAGGGCTATGTGGACCGGCTGCTGTGGGCCGAGGCGGTGGTGTTCTGCTTTCCCACCTGGTGCTTCGGCATGCCGGCCATGCTCAAGGGCTTTTTCGACCGGGTGCTGATGCCCGGCGTGGCCTTCGACATCAGCGACCCGCACAACGTCAAGCCTTCGCTCACGCACATCAAGCGCATCTCGGCCGTGGTGACCTATGGCCGCCCGCGCTGGACGGCGCTGCTCATGGGCGACCCGCCGCGCAAGTCCGTCACGCGCTACATGCGCCTGCTAACCGGCGGCAAGGCGCGCGTGGACTACCACGCCTACTACCACATGAACGTGGCCACGCCGCCGCGGCTGGCCGCCTTCAAGGCGCGCGTGGGCCAGGCCATGGCGCGCTTTGCCTGA
- a CDS encoding IPTL-CTERM sorting domain-containing protein — MPRNLLSARHRAALCLAWLLGGWLLGGWLLLQAGAAQAQAVGWASGASLAAARSDHSTTVLPNGKVLVAGGQVAGNARTASAELYDPATGAWAATGAMAAARQGHTATLLPSGKVLVAGGMDGAVLASAELYDPATGTWAAAGALGHARREATATLLANGKVLVAGGWPPGPATSPAELFDPAANGGLGAWSDTGALAQPRFEHTATLLPDGKVLVAGGTVNGSAALNSAELYDPALGTWTTVGNTLATARYDHTATLLPSGQVLVVGGADSLALALAQAELYDSGAGTWTAVSPLTTGRFSHTASLLPDGTVLVAAGSNLIHGLLGSAELFNPGTNSWTAAPALASPRLYHTATVLPDGTVLAVAGAGAGPLLASTEVYTPASGAWSAAGSMGMGGSVTRASLLPSGKVLAITSLSTSARLYDPVGNSWSPAANHLTSREMPTLTLLASGQLLVASGTGASAERYDENTNTWTATGPMNAAHRGGGAALLASGKVLVVGGANGTGPSSNTVELYDPATDTWALRAPMLSVRHYFGSSVMLPDGRVLVAGGFTNGGRTALAEIYDPQSDTWTATGALAIPRSDHTATLLPSGKVLVAGGATGPFNSPTAELTAELYDPATGTWSPAGTLAAGTGGSDPTAMLLPGGQVLLVGGYLSGARSGSQLYDPAANTWASTPPLITGRAQHASVLLPSGHVLAAGGIGSGGNLASAERYDPAGGTVPAARVPQLASGPARLVDGTAFTLGGLRLHGDSEASGGGTGASPTPLPLVQLRRLDNGATRWLTPTSSSATTVDVAAPGVLPRGRYALRVFVNGMVSDALPTSTHATPALALAASANPSPVGASVTFTATLSGADSPTGTVAFSAGGVPLCAAAPLVGGAAVCAVNTLPMGTQAITASYGGDANNMGALAGITHTVSPVSLPLPGGGMGQQVVVGISGGPAGCVVSSLTLSAATAGDNLPANATAPLGVLRFAATGCAGATLAVQMDYPAGSLAGLQPHKFGPASVGAPASTWFPHGSVAGNRLTFTVTDNGVGDGDTTTPGAITDPHAMLLFAAPPVVGAQAIPTLSEWGVLLLSALLGALGWRGRRRLGV; from the coding sequence ATGCCAAGAAACCTGCTGTCCGCGCGCCACCGTGCCGCCTTGTGTCTGGCCTGGCTGCTGGGGGGCTGGCTGCTGGGGGGCTGGCTGCTGCTCCAGGCGGGCGCCGCGCAGGCGCAGGCTGTGGGCTGGGCCAGCGGTGCCAGCCTGGCTGCCGCGCGCAGCGACCACAGCACCACCGTGCTGCCCAATGGCAAGGTGCTGGTGGCCGGTGGGCAAGTGGCAGGCAACGCGCGCACCGCCAGCGCCGAACTGTACGACCCTGCCACCGGCGCCTGGGCGGCCACGGGCGCCATGGCTGCGGCGCGCCAAGGCCACACCGCCACGTTGCTGCCCAGCGGCAAGGTGCTGGTGGCGGGGGGCATGGATGGCGCTGTCCTGGCCAGTGCCGAGCTGTATGACCCCGCCACTGGCACCTGGGCCGCCGCTGGCGCCCTGGGCCATGCCCGCCGCGAAGCCACCGCCACGCTGTTGGCCAATGGCAAGGTACTCGTGGCGGGGGGATGGCCCCCCGGCCCAGCCACCAGCCCGGCGGAGCTCTTCGACCCCGCCGCGAACGGCGGCTTGGGCGCCTGGTCCGACACCGGCGCCCTGGCCCAGCCGCGTTTTGAACATACGGCCACCTTGCTGCCCGATGGCAAGGTGCTCGTCGCAGGGGGCACGGTCAATGGCAGCGCCGCTTTGAATAGCGCCGAACTCTACGACCCCGCCCTGGGCACCTGGACCACCGTCGGCAATACGCTGGCCACCGCGCGCTATGACCACACGGCCACCCTGCTGCCCAGCGGCCAGGTCCTTGTGGTGGGCGGAGCCGACAGCCTGGCCCTGGCCCTGGCCCAGGCCGAGCTGTACGACTCCGGTGCCGGCACCTGGACCGCCGTCAGCCCGCTGACCACGGGGCGCTTCAGCCACACGGCCAGCCTGCTGCCCGACGGCACGGTGCTGGTCGCGGCAGGCTCCAACTTGATCCATGGGCTGCTCGGCAGCGCCGAGTTGTTCAACCCCGGCACCAACAGCTGGACTGCGGCCCCCGCGCTGGCCAGCCCGCGCCTCTACCACACGGCCACGGTGCTGCCCGATGGCACGGTGCTCGCCGTGGCTGGCGCCGGCGCCGGCCCGCTTCTGGCCAGCACGGAGGTCTACACCCCCGCCAGCGGCGCGTGGAGCGCGGCGGGCAGCATGGGCATGGGGGGCAGCGTCACGCGGGCCTCGCTGCTGCCGTCAGGCAAGGTGTTGGCGATTACCAGTTTGTCGACCTCCGCACGGCTGTATGACCCCGTGGGTAACAGCTGGAGCCCTGCCGCCAACCACCTCACCAGCCGCGAAATGCCCACCCTGACCTTGCTGGCGTCCGGCCAGTTGCTGGTGGCCAGCGGCACAGGTGCCAGCGCCGAGCGCTACGACGAGAACACCAACACCTGGACGGCCACCGGCCCCATGAACGCCGCACACAGAGGCGGGGGCGCCGCGCTGCTGGCGTCGGGCAAGGTACTGGTGGTCGGCGGGGCCAACGGGACAGGCCCGTCCAGCAACACCGTGGAGCTCTACGACCCCGCGACCGACACCTGGGCATTGCGCGCGCCGATGCTCTCGGTCCGGCACTACTTTGGCAGCAGCGTGATGCTGCCCGATGGGCGCGTGCTGGTGGCGGGCGGGTTCACCAACGGTGGCCGCACCGCCCTCGCGGAGATCTACGACCCCCAATCAGACACCTGGACCGCCACGGGCGCGCTGGCCATCCCGCGCAGCGACCACACCGCGACCCTGCTGCCCTCGGGCAAGGTGCTGGTGGCGGGCGGCGCCACCGGCCCCTTCAACAGCCCCACCGCCGAGCTGACCGCCGAGCTGTACGACCCGGCGACCGGCACCTGGTCGCCCGCGGGTACGCTGGCCGCAGGTACCGGCGGCAGCGATCCAACGGCCATGCTGCTGCCCGGCGGCCAGGTGCTGTTGGTTGGGGGCTACCTCAGCGGGGCACGGAGCGGCAGCCAGCTGTACGACCCCGCTGCCAACACCTGGGCCAGCACGCCACCGCTGATCACGGGCCGTGCGCAGCACGCCAGCGTGCTGCTGCCTTCGGGCCACGTGCTGGCCGCGGGCGGCATTGGTTCCGGTGGCAATTTGGCCAGTGCCGAACGCTATGACCCCGCTGGAGGCACCGTGCCAGCGGCCCGCGTGCCCCAGCTTGCCAGCGGCCCGGCCCGCCTAGTGGACGGTACCGCCTTCACCCTGGGCGGCTTGCGCCTGCACGGCGACAGCGAGGCCAGCGGCGGTGGCACGGGCGCATCGCCCACGCCGCTGCCGCTGGTGCAGCTGCGGCGGCTGGACAACGGCGCCACGCGCTGGCTCACGCCCACGTCATCGTCGGCCACCACGGTGGACGTGGCCGCGCCGGGCGTGTTGCCGCGTGGCCGCTACGCGCTGCGCGTGTTCGTCAACGGCATGGTGTCCGACGCGTTGCCGACAAGCACCCATGCCACGCCCGCGCTGGCCCTGGCCGCCAGCGCCAACCCCAGCCCCGTAGGTGCCAGCGTCACCTTCACCGCCACGCTGTCCGGGGCGGACAGCCCCACGGGCACGGTGGCGTTCAGCGCAGGCGGCGTGCCGCTGTGCGCGGCCGCGCCCCTCGTCGGCGGCGCGGCCGTCTGCGCCGTGAACACCCTGCCCATGGGCACGCAGGCCATCACCGCCAGCTACGGCGGCGACGCCAACAACATGGGCGCCCTGGCGGGCATCACGCACACCGTGAGCCCGGTCAGCCTGCCGCTGCCCGGCGGCGGCATGGGGCAGCAGGTGGTGGTGGGCATCAGCGGCGGCCCGGCGGGCTGCGTGGTGAGCAGCCTCACGTTGAGCGCTGCCACCGCAGGCGACAACCTGCCCGCCAACGCCACGGCCCCGCTGGGCGTGCTGCGCTTTGCCGCCACGGGCTGCGCGGGCGCCACGCTGGCGGTGCAGATGGACTACCCCGCAGGCAGCCTGGCGGGCCTGCAGCCCCACAAGTTCGGCCCCGCCAGCGTGGGCGCCCCGGCGTCCACGTGGTTCCCTCACGGTAGCGTGGCGGGTAACCGGCTGACCTTCACCGTGACGGACAACGGCGTGGGCGACGGCGACACCACCACGCCGGGCGCGATCACCGACCCGCACGCGATGCTGCTGTTTGCCGCGCCACCCGTAGTGGGTGCGCAGGCCATCCCCACGCTGTCGGAGTGGGGCGTGCTGCTGCTGTCGGCGCTGCTGGGCGCCCTGGGCTGGCGTGGGCGGCGGCGCCTGGGGGTTTGA
- a CDS encoding RidA family protein: protein MTTASTTPSGIAQPLARYAAWRRAGDLVFLSGIIAVDPAASRIVRGYADIPDEAATLIGRTGEFSSDIKEGPILAQSWYVLDRIRQTIEAAGGQMSDVFKLVQYFKHLDHFPQYSRVRKLFFPGEPPASTVVEVTGMLPTADILIEVEATAYLPLR from the coding sequence ATGACGACCGCTTCCACCACCCCTTCGGGCATTGCCCAGCCCCTGGCCCGCTATGCCGCCTGGCGCCGCGCGGGCGACCTGGTGTTCCTGTCCGGGATCATCGCCGTGGACCCTGCGGCCAGCCGCATCGTGCGCGGCTACGCCGACATCCCCGACGAGGCGGCCACGCTGATCGGCCGCACGGGCGAGTTCAGCAGCGACATCAAGGAGGGGCCCATCCTGGCGCAGAGCTGGTATGTGCTCGACCGCATCCGCCAGACCATCGAGGCCGCGGGTGGCCAGATGTCCGACGTGTTCAAGCTGGTGCAGTACTTCAAGCACCTGGACCACTTCCCCCAGTACAGCCGCGTGCGCAAGCTGTTCTTCCCCGGCGAGCCGCCGGCCTCCACCGTGGTGGAGGTCACCGGCATGCTGCCCACGGCCGACATCCTGATCGAGGTCGAAGCGACTGCCTACCTGCCGCTGCGCTGA
- a CDS encoding ABC transporter substrate-binding protein has product MKKTASRLSKLGAAALLAVGAAGTLQAHAQEKFTYMTNWYAQAEHGGFYQAVATGLYKKYGLDVTIKMGGPQVNIVQMMAAGQAECVMGSSDLQMIQMREGGVPVTTVAAVFQKDPQVLIAHDDVKKFEDLKGKTILIASSAQRGYWPWLKAKYGFNDAQTRPYTFNIQPFVADKNTAQQGYLTSEPFAIAKAGVKANTLMFSDQGYPAYATTVSCMDKTVKERGTAVASFVKATMEGWKSYLADPAPANALIKKDNPNMTDEQLAYSVAKLKEMGMVTGGDAASMGIGVMTDARAKASYDFLVEAKLIDPAKVKLADTYTTSFTKDLKVMP; this is encoded by the coding sequence ATGAAGAAGACCGCCTCCCGCCTTTCCAAACTTGGTGCAGCTGCGCTGCTCGCTGTGGGTGCCGCCGGCACCCTGCAGGCCCACGCGCAGGAAAAGTTCACCTACATGACCAACTGGTACGCGCAGGCCGAGCACGGCGGCTTCTACCAGGCTGTGGCCACGGGCCTGTACAAGAAGTACGGGCTGGACGTGACCATCAAGATGGGTGGCCCGCAGGTCAACATCGTGCAGATGATGGCGGCCGGCCAGGCCGAGTGCGTGATGGGATCGAGCGACCTGCAGATGATCCAGATGCGCGAGGGCGGCGTGCCGGTGACCACGGTGGCGGCCGTCTTCCAGAAGGACCCGCAGGTGCTCATCGCGCACGACGACGTGAAGAAGTTCGAGGACCTGAAGGGCAAGACCATCCTCATCGCATCGTCGGCCCAGCGCGGCTACTGGCCCTGGCTGAAGGCCAAGTACGGCTTCAACGATGCGCAGACGCGGCCCTATACCTTCAACATCCAGCCCTTCGTGGCCGACAAGAACACCGCCCAGCAGGGCTACCTGACGTCCGAGCCCTTCGCCATCGCCAAGGCCGGTGTGAAGGCCAACACCTTGATGTTCAGCGACCAGGGCTACCCCGCCTATGCCACCACGGTGAGCTGCATGGACAAGACCGTCAAGGAGCGCGGCACCGCCGTCGCCTCGTTCGTGAAGGCCACCATGGAAGGCTGGAAGAGCTACCTGGCCGACCCGGCCCCGGCCAATGCCCTGATCAAGAAGGACAACCCGAACATGACCGATGAGCAGCTGGCCTACAGCGTGGCCAAGCTCAAGGAGATGGGCATGGTGACGGGTGGCGATGCGGCGAGCATGGGCATCGGCGTGATGACCGATGCGCGCGCCAAGGCGAGCTACGACTTCCTGGTGGAGGCCAAGCTGATCGATCCGGCCAAGGTGAAGCTGGCCGATACCTACACGACCTCCTTCACCAAAGACCTGAAGGTCATGCCCTGA
- a CDS encoding creatininase family protein, with protein sequence MLHGYTPPHRYLPYLSWTEIVNLPDKENTVIVLPTGATEQHGPHLPCAVDTVISAGVVGHAMARLPAEVPAFAMAPITYGKSEEHLHFPGTVTLSGETLLATMNEVGESVYRAGFRKLLFVNGHGGQPQVMEMCARELRLRHGDFIVVPSFTWRVPHVAGKYLSEQEKKLAMHAGHAETALMLALAPDTVHMERAVVNYPPVFGSPLLSPDGRPACAWSARDFGPSGIIGDPLPATAEQGHAILDSLAVSWAAAITELHQLRWAPRAEATWGRANHTGHVESSTALA encoded by the coding sequence ATGCTGCACGGCTACACCCCGCCCCACCGCTACCTGCCCTACCTGAGCTGGACCGAGATCGTCAACCTGCCGGACAAGGAGAACACCGTGATCGTGCTGCCCACGGGCGCCACCGAACAGCACGGCCCGCACCTGCCCTGCGCGGTGGACACGGTGATCAGCGCGGGCGTGGTCGGCCATGCCATGGCTCGCCTGCCGGCCGAGGTGCCGGCCTTTGCCATGGCGCCCATCACCTACGGCAAGTCGGAGGAGCACCTGCACTTTCCGGGCACCGTCACGCTCAGCGGAGAGACGCTGCTGGCCACCATGAATGAGGTGGGCGAGTCGGTCTACCGCGCGGGCTTTCGCAAGCTGCTGTTCGTCAACGGCCACGGCGGCCAGCCGCAGGTGATGGAGATGTGCGCGCGCGAGCTGCGCCTGCGCCATGGCGACTTCATCGTGGTGCCGAGCTTCACCTGGCGCGTGCCGCACGTTGCCGGCAAGTACCTGTCGGAGCAGGAAAAGAAGCTGGCCATGCACGCCGGCCATGCCGAGACGGCGCTGATGCTGGCCCTGGCCCCCGACACCGTGCACATGGAGCGCGCGGTGGTGAACTACCCGCCCGTGTTCGGCTCGCCCCTGCTCTCGCCCGACGGCCGCCCGGCCTGCGCCTGGAGCGCGCGCGACTTCGGACCCAGCGGCATCATCGGCGACCCGCTGCCGGCCACGGCCGAGCAGGGCCACGCCATCCTCGATTCGCTGGCCGTGAGCTGGGCCGCCGCCATCACCGAGCTGCACCAGCTGCGCTGGGCCCCGCGCGCCGAAGCCACCTGGGGCCGCGCCAACCACACGGGCCATGTGGAGAGCTCCACCGCCCTGGCTTGA
- a CDS encoding amidohydrolase family protein, whose product MHASNAPDHLLRARLPRWLLPRQWPAQGSQPALADVHLVQGRVESIAPHRPAQAAPAGATWDLAGALVLPGLVDAHTHLDKAFTLPRMGTVKPGLLGAIEAMMVDRQGWTEADIRARASRALQWAYEAGTVHLRTHCDWWEPDAQPLAWNVLRSLAHEWAGRLLLERVALIPLHLYTERTTAMRLAATVADSGPGALLGGFVHSTNWDPQALRHLFEAAQHHGLNVDLHVDEELHPGAQGLATTAALLQELRFEGHVVCGHTCALAAQDEATALATLDAVARCPITLVTLPITNLLLQDATTGRTPRQRGITLVKEARARGIPVLVASDNIQDPFCPVGSLDPLEALATGVLAAQLDAPFDRWSEALCRSDWLRRGPDALPLQPGMPADLIVFQQADGWGFPSRTQQRVVLRQGRVTSGHASAAWHVAGAAPAPSSSIAVSARSLA is encoded by the coding sequence ATGCACGCATCCAACGCCCCCGACCACCTGCTGCGCGCGCGGCTGCCGCGCTGGCTGCTGCCGCGCCAGTGGCCCGCCCAGGGCAGCCAGCCCGCGCTGGCCGATGTGCACCTGGTGCAGGGCCGCGTCGAGTCCATCGCGCCGCACCGCCCCGCGCAAGCTGCCCCCGCAGGCGCCACCTGGGACCTGGCCGGAGCCCTGGTGCTGCCCGGCCTGGTGGACGCGCACACCCACCTGGACAAGGCCTTCACCCTGCCGCGCATGGGCACGGTGAAGCCCGGCCTGCTGGGCGCCATCGAGGCCATGATGGTGGACCGCCAGGGCTGGACCGAGGCCGACATCCGCGCCCGCGCCAGCCGCGCCCTGCAATGGGCGTACGAGGCCGGCACCGTGCACCTGCGCACCCACTGCGATTGGTGGGAGCCCGACGCGCAACCGCTCGCCTGGAACGTGCTGCGCAGCCTGGCGCACGAATGGGCGGGCCGCCTGCTGCTGGAGCGCGTGGCCCTGATCCCCCTGCACCTGTACACCGAACGCACCACCGCCATGCGGCTGGCAGCCACCGTGGCCGACAGCGGCCCGGGCGCGCTGCTGGGTGGCTTCGTGCATTCCACCAACTGGGACCCACAGGCCCTGCGCCACCTGTTCGAGGCCGCGCAGCACCACGGCCTGAACGTGGACCTGCATGTGGACGAGGAACTGCACCCCGGCGCCCAGGGCCTGGCCACCACGGCGGCGCTGCTGCAAGAACTGCGCTTCGAGGGCCACGTGGTCTGCGGCCACACCTGCGCGCTGGCCGCGCAGGACGAGGCCACCGCCCTGGCCACGCTGGACGCCGTGGCGCGCTGCCCCATCACCCTGGTCACCCTGCCCATCACCAACCTGCTGCTGCAGGACGCCACCACGGGCCGCACACCGCGCCAGCGGGGCATCACCCTCGTCAAGGAGGCGCGTGCGCGCGGCATCCCGGTGCTGGTGGCCAGCGACAACATCCAGGACCCGTTCTGCCCCGTGGGCAGCCTGGACCCGCTGGAGGCACTGGCCACCGGCGTGCTGGCGGCGCAGCTCGACGCGCCGTTCGACCGCTGGTCCGAGGCGCTGTGCCGCAGCGACTGGCTGCGCCGCGGGCCCGATGCCCTGCCCTTGCAGCCCGGCATGCCGGCCGACCTGATCGTCTTCCAGCAGGCCGATGGCTGGGGCTTTCCGTCGCGCACGCAGCAGCGCGTGGTGCTGCGCCAGGGCCGCGTCACCAGCGGCCATGCCAGCGCGGCGTGGCACGTGGCAGGTGCTGCGCCCGCCCCCTCTTCTTCCATCGCCGTTTCCGCACGGAGCCTTGCATGA